A stretch of the Prochlorococcus marinus str. MIT 0918 genome encodes the following:
- a CDS encoding aspartate aminotransferase family protein: protein MNTYNRIPLKFVRGKEVWLWDDTGRRYLDAVAGIATCTLGHSDKKLSKALSKQLNKIQHVSNLYYIPEQEELAHWLVNESCADSVFFCNSGAEANEAAIKLARKYGHINGVSKTPIILSAKSSFHGRTLAAISATGQPKYQKGFEPLVEGFDFFSFNDSKSVENLYQQLKNDGCIVSAILIEPIQGEGGIHPGDPKFFKFLRDFCDENKILLIFDEVQSGMGRTGKLWGYENLDVEPDAFTIAKGLGGGHAIGALLVKEKANIFKPGDHASTFGGNPFACKAALTVAQEIQNRNLLKNSTLRGIELREGLQEILRKYPNHLKEVRGLGLMQGLIIKEESNLTSSIFIKKSIEEGLLLIGAGDKVIRIVPPLIIKKKQIKEILRILNICFEDLIT, encoded by the coding sequence ATGAATACTTATAACCGTATACCTCTAAAATTCGTTAGAGGGAAAGAAGTATGGTTATGGGATGATACGGGGAGAAGGTACCTAGATGCAGTAGCTGGTATTGCAACATGCACTCTTGGTCATAGTGACAAGAAGTTATCAAAAGCTCTTAGCAAGCAACTTAACAAGATTCAACATGTTTCCAACCTTTACTACATTCCAGAGCAGGAAGAGTTAGCACATTGGTTAGTTAATGAAAGTTGTGCTGACAGTGTTTTTTTCTGCAACAGTGGTGCAGAAGCTAATGAAGCAGCAATCAAACTTGCTAGAAAATATGGTCATATCAATGGTGTTAGCAAGACCCCAATTATTCTTTCTGCAAAGTCAAGCTTTCATGGAAGAACACTCGCTGCAATTAGCGCTACAGGACAACCCAAATATCAAAAAGGCTTTGAGCCTTTAGTAGAAGGATTTGACTTCTTTTCTTTTAATGATTCAAAATCTGTTGAGAACCTATACCAACAATTAAAAAATGATGGCTGTATAGTTTCAGCAATTTTAATAGAACCAATCCAAGGAGAAGGTGGAATTCATCCTGGAGACCCTAAATTCTTTAAATTCTTAAGAGATTTTTGTGATGAAAATAAAATTTTATTAATTTTTGACGAAGTTCAATCAGGCATGGGTCGAACTGGAAAGCTATGGGGATATGAGAACCTTGATGTAGAACCAGATGCTTTCACAATTGCAAAAGGGTTAGGAGGAGGTCATGCCATTGGCGCTTTATTAGTAAAAGAAAAAGCAAATATTTTTAAACCTGGAGATCACGCAAGTACTTTTGGTGGGAATCCTTTTGCTTGCAAAGCAGCCTTGACTGTCGCTCAAGAAATACAGAATCGAAATCTTCTAAAAAATTCCACTCTAAGAGGTATTGAATTAAGAGAAGGCCTTCAGGAGATACTGAGAAAATACCCAAATCATCTTAAAGAAGTAAGAGGACTTGGTTTAATGCAAGGGCTAATAATAAAAGAAGAAAGTAATTTAACATCTTCTATATTTATAAAAAAATCTATAGAAGAAGGTCTTCTTCTTATTGGTGCTGGCGATAAAGTAATTAGAATAGTCCCACCATTAATTATCAAGAAAAAACAAATTAAAGAAATACTAAGAATACTTAACATTTGTTTTGAAGATTTAATAACTTGA
- the miaB gene encoding tRNA (N6-isopentenyl adenosine(37)-C2)-methylthiotransferase MiaB translates to MYRELETSKEDKGSYWIKTFGCQMNKADSEKMAGILQKMGYKEAQTELNADLVLYNTCTIRDNAEQKVYSYLGRQALRKKTTPHLKLVVAGCVAQQEGASLLRRVPEIDLIMGPQHANRLETLLNQVDNGSQVVATNENQILEDLTAARRDSNICAWVNVIYGCNERCTYCVVPSVRGKEQSRTPEAIKIEIEDLALKGFKEVTLLGQNIDAYGRDLPGISPSGRRKNTLTDLLYYIHDIKGIERIRFATSHPRYFTNRLIKACAELPKLCEHFHIPFQSGDNEILKRMSRGYTIEKYKRIIDEIRDLMPNASISADVIVAFPGENKSQFKNTLKAVSEIGFDQVNTAAYSPRPNTPAASWLNQLPEEIKIERLRELNELVEQTAKIRNARYKNEVVEVLAEKVNPKDKDQLMGRTRTNRLTFFPNQALGNVAYKPGDLVKVKIQTIRSFSLSGIPLI, encoded by the coding sequence ATATATAGAGAATTAGAAACCTCTAAAGAAGATAAAGGAAGTTATTGGATTAAAACTTTTGGATGTCAAATGAATAAAGCAGATTCTGAGAAGATGGCAGGAATCCTCCAAAAAATGGGATATAAAGAAGCTCAGACAGAATTGAATGCTGATCTTGTCTTATATAACACCTGTACAATTAGGGACAATGCAGAGCAAAAAGTATATAGCTATTTAGGAAGACAAGCCTTAAGAAAAAAAACAACTCCGCATTTAAAACTAGTCGTTGCAGGATGTGTTGCTCAGCAAGAAGGAGCGTCCTTGCTTAGAAGAGTTCCTGAAATTGATCTTATAATGGGTCCTCAACATGCAAATCGCCTAGAGACACTTCTAAACCAAGTCGACAATGGTTCCCAAGTTGTAGCAACAAATGAAAATCAAATCCTTGAAGATTTAACTGCAGCTAGAAGAGATAGCAATATATGTGCATGGGTAAATGTGATTTATGGTTGCAATGAAAGATGCACTTACTGCGTAGTGCCATCTGTAAGAGGTAAAGAACAATCAAGAACACCAGAAGCAATAAAAATAGAAATAGAAGATCTTGCTCTTAAAGGCTTTAAAGAAGTTACCTTACTAGGACAAAATATTGATGCATATGGTAGAGACTTACCTGGCATTTCTCCTTCTGGAAGACGTAAAAACACCTTAACTGATCTTCTTTATTACATTCATGACATAAAAGGAATCGAACGAATTCGATTCGCAACTAGCCATCCACGTTATTTCACAAATCGCTTAATTAAAGCTTGCGCAGAATTACCAAAACTCTGCGAGCATTTTCATATCCCCTTTCAAAGCGGTGACAATGAAATACTAAAAAGGATGAGCAGAGGTTACACAATTGAGAAATACAAAAGAATAATTGATGAGATTAGGGATCTTATGCCAAATGCCTCTATTAGCGCCGATGTAATTGTTGCGTTCCCAGGGGAAAATAAAAGCCAATTCAAGAATACTCTTAAAGCTGTTAGTGAAATAGGTTTTGACCAAGTCAATACAGCTGCTTATTCACCAAGACCAAATACCCCTGCAGCATCATGGCTCAATCAACTTCCTGAAGAAATCAAAATTGAACGATTAAGAGAACTGAATGAATTAGTCGAACAAACAGCAAAAATTAGAAATGCCCGCTATAAAAACGAAGTCGTAGAAGTTCTTGCGGAAAAAGTAAATCCCAAAGATAAAGATCAACTGATGGGGAGAACAAGGACAAATCGACTTACATTTTTTCCTAATCAGGCTCTTGGAAATGTTGCATATAAACCTGGAGATCTTGTTAAAGTTAAAATTCAAACAATAAGATCATTCTCCCTCAGTGGCATCCCTTTAATATAA
- the murA gene encoding UDP-N-acetylglucosamine 1-carboxyvinyltransferase: MHSVSSILKEDSLLPYLRVEGKSCLSGHVNISGAKNSALVLMAASLLCKETLVLNNIPKLTDIDVMTNILKSLGANIKRNKNKLQINASGLNGNQKELPYELVHALRASLVCIGPLLTRFEEVKIPLPGGCRIGARPIDEHINGLQALGVNVRIKDENIIAKITNPLRKLIGTKINFKCKSVGATETILMAATLAHGTTIIENAAEEPEIQDLANMLNKMGANIKGAGSSQINIEGVNRLHGCIHRVIPDRIEAGTFLIASAITRSPLTLSPVIPHHLESVISKLEEAGCLIEQSNEQVKIIPPQTINSVDITTMPYPGFPTDLQAPYMALMATARGTSKIKETIFEKRMQHVGELQRMGSKIQLQGNTAFVSGVKSLKATSLTGGDLRSSAAMVLASLSAQGISIVEGLSHLDRGYENFEDKLSSLGVNISRSMIKSPNRMKKNTKILEQPNIVSSDAEVA; the protein is encoded by the coding sequence ATGCATAGCGTGTCATCAATACTCAAAGAAGATAGTCTTTTACCGTATTTAAGGGTTGAAGGGAAATCTTGTTTATCGGGTCATGTAAATATTAGTGGTGCCAAAAATTCTGCACTAGTTTTGATGGCGGCATCTCTTTTATGTAAAGAAACTCTTGTTCTCAATAATATTCCAAAGCTTACCGATATTGATGTAATGACAAATATTCTAAAATCTTTAGGGGCAAATATAAAACGTAACAAGAATAAACTCCAAATAAATGCATCTGGATTAAATGGCAATCAAAAAGAATTACCTTATGAACTAGTTCATGCTCTCAGGGCTAGCTTAGTTTGCATAGGACCGCTTCTTACAAGATTCGAAGAAGTTAAAATCCCTTTACCAGGAGGTTGCAGGATCGGCGCAAGGCCTATTGATGAGCATATTAATGGGCTGCAAGCATTAGGAGTTAATGTAAGAATAAAAGATGAAAATATAATTGCTAAAATCACTAATCCACTCAGAAAATTAATAGGTACAAAAATAAACTTTAAATGTAAAAGTGTTGGTGCAACTGAAACAATCTTAATGGCAGCAACTCTGGCTCATGGGACCACTATTATTGAGAATGCTGCTGAAGAGCCAGAAATACAAGATCTAGCAAATATGTTAAACAAAATGGGGGCAAACATTAAAGGGGCTGGATCATCCCAAATCAATATTGAAGGAGTTAATCGATTACATGGTTGTATACATAGAGTTATACCTGATCGCATTGAAGCGGGAACATTTCTAATTGCTTCAGCTATTACTCGAAGTCCTCTCACTCTTTCACCAGTAATCCCTCATCATCTTGAATCGGTGATCTCCAAGCTTGAAGAAGCAGGATGTTTAATTGAACAATCAAATGAACAAGTAAAAATCATACCCCCTCAAACTATAAATTCAGTAGATATCACAACAATGCCTTATCCAGGGTTCCCTACTGATTTACAAGCACCTTATATGGCACTTATGGCTACTGCCAGAGGAACTTCCAAAATTAAAGAAACCATTTTCGAAAAAAGGATGCAACATGTGGGTGAATTGCAAAGAATGGGGAGCAAAATCCAACTTCAAGGAAATACTGCTTTTGTCTCAGGAGTAAAGAGTTTAAAAGCAACTTCTCTTACTGGTGGAGATTTAAGATCTTCTGCTGCAATGGTATTAGCCAGTCTAAGTGCTCAAGGAATTAGCATTGTTGAAGGATTAAGTCATTTGGACAGAGGCTATGAAAATTTCGAAGATAAACTAAGTTCTTTAGGAGTCAACATCTCAAGGAGCATGATAAAAAGTCCAAATAGAATGAAAAAAAATACAAAAATACTAGAACAACCAAACATTGTTTCTTCTGATGCCGAAGTGGCCTAA
- a CDS encoding cell division protein FtsQ/DivIB, translated as MKSLKKNQKSIPKEIKQVWSIFCYFSISLLLAILLANKGWEPIATNQINVKGNINIPKEQIIEALGIRAKTSLLKINPKELESKIQKNLPIQSVAISRRISPLGIDVEILEKKPIGLAFRSKTSGKEAGMIDKEGDWIPIFESAEYTNDLNQLIVEGWSSRNKPWITLILNHQRESPKKLKKIIFNNDGQIRLQTKDFLLVDLGSKKALLKKQLDAFDELSRSLSSDLKNGSKTILDLKNPEKPKLFFQKKEI; from the coding sequence ATGAAAAGCTTAAAAAAGAATCAAAAATCAATACCTAAGGAAATCAAACAAGTCTGGAGTATATTTTGCTACTTTTCAATATCATTATTATTAGCAATATTGCTTGCAAATAAAGGATGGGAACCAATTGCAACCAACCAAATAAATGTCAAAGGAAATATAAATATTCCCAAAGAGCAAATAATTGAAGCCCTTGGTATAAGGGCCAAGACATCTCTATTAAAAATTAATCCCAAAGAATTAGAAAGCAAAATTCAAAAAAACTTACCAATCCAATCGGTAGCTATTAGTCGAAGGATTTCTCCTTTAGGCATAGATGTTGAAATTCTTGAGAAAAAGCCAATAGGGTTAGCATTCCGCTCAAAGACAAGCGGTAAAGAAGCAGGGATGATAGACAAAGAAGGAGATTGGATACCTATTTTTGAATCTGCAGAATATACAAATGATTTAAATCAGTTAATAGTTGAAGGGTGGAGCTCTAGAAACAAGCCGTGGATTACTCTGATTCTTAATCATCAAAGAGAATCCCCAAAAAAACTAAAAAAAATAATCTTTAATAATGACGGCCAAATAAGACTTCAAACCAAAGATTTTTTGCTAGTTGATTTAGGGAGTAAAAAAGCTTTACTGAAAAAGCAATTAGATGCCTTCGATGAATTATCTCGGTCTTTATCATCTGATTTGAAAAATGGTTCAAAAACAATCCTCGATTTAAAAAATCCAGAAAAACCAAAATTATTTTTCCAAAAAAAGGAGATTTAA
- a CDS encoding FAD-binding oxidoreductase, protein MLNKSFLNDLLNEIKGFNDLAILSRPSEINRYSRDFYDYSPVLKNQLSGCCADLVVKPLSIQAVIRVANVCTKYQIPLTLRGAGTGNYGQCVPLKGGVVMLMTSLTKIRNFDLNTGEVTVEAGCLLGDLNTYLIKNGRQLRLLPSTWRTASIGGFIAGGSGGIGSVRWGFLRDPGHLLGLEIVTLESPSRTITLNATSAEALNHAYGTNGIITALRLSTCPAVDWQEVAIDCESLFDSIKLFETFTRAAVDLFLCSFLERTIVQFLPSWSGEPKGKNRLLLLVAPDGVCTVERLAKAYGADFNHLGSEKAGNGFRELSWNHTTLHMRAINPDWTYLQMLLPQPEIKIIQNLKSKWGDTLLWHLEAVRQQGVQRIAALPLVLWKGNDYLEELILDCKNAGAIIFNPHVITVEDGGLGVIDSDQVSAKKKYDPKALLNPGKLKGSL, encoded by the coding sequence ATGCTCAATAAATCTTTCTTGAATGACCTTTTAAATGAGATAAAAGGGTTTAATGATTTGGCAATACTTTCAAGACCTTCTGAAATTAATAGATATTCTCGTGATTTTTATGATTATTCGCCTGTATTGAAGAATCAACTTTCTGGATGTTGTGCGGATCTAGTAGTAAAACCCTTATCGATTCAAGCAGTAATTAGAGTTGCAAATGTCTGTACTAAATATCAAATTCCATTGACTTTGAGAGGAGCAGGAACAGGGAATTATGGTCAATGTGTTCCTCTTAAGGGTGGGGTTGTGATGTTGATGACTTCTCTTACAAAAATAAGAAACTTTGATTTAAATACTGGTGAAGTAACTGTAGAAGCTGGATGTTTGCTGGGAGATTTAAATACATATTTGATTAAAAATGGACGACAATTGAGGTTGTTGCCAAGTACTTGGAGAACTGCCTCTATAGGAGGTTTTATAGCAGGGGGTTCTGGTGGGATAGGTTCGGTTCGATGGGGTTTCTTACGAGATCCTGGTCATTTATTAGGGCTGGAAATTGTTACTTTAGAAAGCCCTTCTAGAACAATCACTCTTAACGCAACTTCAGCAGAAGCATTGAATCACGCATATGGAACTAATGGAATAATTACTGCTTTAAGACTCTCTACTTGTCCTGCAGTGGATTGGCAGGAGGTTGCAATAGATTGTGAAAGCCTTTTTGATTCAATAAAACTATTTGAGACTTTCACAAGAGCAGCTGTTGATTTATTTTTGTGCAGCTTTTTAGAAAGAACCATTGTTCAGTTTCTACCTAGTTGGAGTGGAGAACCAAAAGGGAAAAATCGTTTATTGCTTTTGGTTGCTCCGGATGGGGTTTGTACTGTAGAGAGATTAGCTAAAGCTTATGGGGCCGATTTCAACCATCTAGGATCTGAAAAAGCTGGTAATGGTTTTAGAGAATTAAGTTGGAACCATACGACTTTGCACATGAGAGCAATTAATCCAGATTGGACTTATCTCCAGATGCTTTTACCTCAGCCCGAAATCAAGATAATTCAAAATCTTAAAAGTAAATGGGGAGATACTTTGCTTTGGCATTTAGAAGCGGTTAGGCAACAAGGAGTACAACGAATAGCTGCATTGCCATTGGTTTTATGGAAAGGTAATGATTATTTAGAGGAATTAATTTTAGATTGCAAAAATGCTGGTGCAATTATATTTAACCCTCATGTAATTACAGTTGAAGACGGTGGGTTAGGTGTCATTGATTCTGACCAGGTTTCTGCTAAGAAAAAATATGATCCAAAAGCATTACTTAATCCAGGAAAGTTAAAAGGATCTCTTTGA
- a CDS encoding D-alanine--D-alanine ligase family protein gives MKNKVTNVGIVFGGVSGEHEVSINSAKTILTALRETSNSKKYKGTPFYIDKQGKWLQGEAAENILHADSIPNTTNNKLNSSIGLNCFPEEIEKIDIWFPVLHGPNCEDGTIQGLFKLTGKPFVGSGVLGSALGMDKIAMKNIFSSVGLPQVSYCEVYKKDLLDKKNLILLIEKIELNLGYPCFIKPANLGSSVGISKAYNKEDLLQGIKIASKLDNRVVVEKGITARELECGVLGKKEMITSCVGEVRYKSDWYDYSTKYSEKSNEILIPAPISIELSNKIKKLALYACNAIAVEGIARVDFFYEENTCNLLINEINTLPGFTSQSMYPMLWAASGINLSKLVSRLIESAKE, from the coding sequence ATGAAAAACAAAGTTACAAATGTTGGAATAGTCTTTGGAGGCGTATCAGGAGAACATGAGGTTTCCATCAATTCAGCTAAAACAATTTTAACTGCTTTAAGAGAAACTTCTAATTCCAAAAAATATAAAGGAACCCCCTTTTATATTGATAAACAAGGAAAATGGTTACAAGGGGAAGCTGCTGAAAATATTTTACACGCAGATTCCATACCTAATACCACTAATAATAAATTAAATAGTTCTATAGGGTTAAATTGTTTTCCAGAAGAAATAGAAAAAATAGATATTTGGTTTCCAGTTCTTCATGGCCCAAATTGTGAAGATGGAACTATTCAAGGGCTTTTCAAACTTACAGGTAAGCCATTTGTAGGCTCAGGCGTTCTAGGTTCTGCTTTAGGTATGGATAAAATTGCCATGAAAAATATTTTTTCATCAGTTGGATTACCGCAAGTTAGTTATTGTGAAGTATATAAAAAGGATTTATTAGATAAAAAAAATCTTATTTTATTAATAGAAAAAATTGAGTTAAATTTAGGTTATCCTTGTTTTATCAAACCTGCAAATCTTGGATCTTCCGTTGGAATTAGCAAGGCATATAACAAAGAAGATCTTTTACAAGGAATTAAAATAGCCTCTAAGCTAGACAATCGAGTAGTAGTAGAAAAAGGAATTACAGCAAGAGAGCTTGAATGCGGTGTACTTGGTAAAAAAGAAATGATCACATCTTGCGTTGGAGAAGTTCGATATAAGTCTGATTGGTATGACTATTCAACTAAATATTCAGAAAAATCAAATGAAATTTTAATTCCTGCTCCAATATCAATTGAACTATCAAATAAAATAAAAAAGTTAGCTCTTTATGCTTGCAATGCAATTGCAGTGGAAGGAATTGCAAGGGTTGATTTTTTTTATGAAGAAAATACTTGTAACTTGTTGATCAATGAAATAAATACATTACCTGGGTTCACCTCCCAAAGCATGTATCCAATGCTTTGGGCAGCTTCTGGAATAAATCTCTCAAAACTAGTGTCAAGGTTGATAGAAAGCGCTAAAGAATAA
- a CDS encoding amidohydrolase family protein encodes MFAQKKTSTDIQSIEALVPRSLITSGGDVLGAEISSEGLCPLRVHLQEGVIRKFEIIENFANPSMGLLLPRLIEPHTHIDKAFTWQSWPNLSGTYQGALQANLNEYKERTIKQVRARANKALNLCLRNGLRAVRTHVDSFGWIGDQSWEVLLELKKDWQPFIDLQLVALVPLDYWITDHGKTLARKISRNRGLIGGVIAPPYEKRKLRSLLMNLFSLANDLSCGVDLHIDETSITPSGGLREMLNVLDHIKLDVPVTCSHLSSMGLLSQKAINFFADKLAHHQINVISLPITNYWLLSRCPKSTPIKRPLAPVKQLQYSGVNVAIGGDNVQDPWNPGGNFDPISLMANAVSMTHIAPWERLGLSTFITAPSRLMGLEWDGTFQKGSSADFVLLDIDSWSGAMSRPPSRKIMIKGKWLELN; translated from the coding sequence ATGTTTGCGCAAAAAAAGACATCTACTGATATTCAAAGCATTGAGGCATTAGTTCCAAGAAGCTTAATTACCAGTGGTGGAGATGTTTTAGGTGCCGAAATCTCTTCTGAAGGACTTTGTCCTTTAAGAGTTCATTTGCAAGAAGGTGTTATTAGAAAATTCGAGATAATCGAAAATTTTGCAAATCCTTCTATGGGGTTACTCCTCCCAAGACTGATTGAACCGCATACTCATATTGATAAGGCATTTACCTGGCAGTCTTGGCCAAATTTATCAGGCACTTATCAAGGTGCATTGCAAGCAAATTTAAATGAATATAAAGAGCGAACTATTAAACAAGTTAGGGCAAGAGCTAATAAAGCATTAAATTTGTGTTTGAGAAATGGTTTAAGAGCAGTTAGAACTCATGTTGACAGTTTTGGGTGGATTGGTGATCAGAGCTGGGAAGTTTTATTAGAGCTTAAAAAGGATTGGCAACCATTTATTGATTTGCAATTAGTAGCTTTGGTTCCTTTGGACTATTGGATTACTGACCATGGGAAAACATTGGCGCGTAAAATTTCTAGAAATAGAGGTTTGATTGGAGGAGTTATTGCCCCACCTTATGAAAAAAGAAAATTAAGAAGTCTGTTGATGAATTTATTTTCTTTAGCAAATGATTTGAGTTGCGGTGTTGATCTCCATATTGATGAAACTTCTATTACTCCTTCAGGAGGATTACGTGAAATGCTTAATGTTCTTGATCATATTAAGCTAGATGTGCCTGTAACTTGTAGTCATTTAAGTAGTATGGGATTGCTTTCTCAAAAAGCAATAAATTTCTTTGCAGATAAATTAGCGCACCATCAAATAAATGTAATTTCTCTCCCAATTACAAATTATTGGTTGTTATCAAGATGCCCTAAATCAACTCCAATTAAGCGCCCATTAGCACCTGTCAAGCAGCTTCAATATTCTGGAGTCAATGTTGCTATTGGAGGTGATAATGTTCAAGACCCTTGGAATCCAGGTGGTAATTTTGACCCAATTTCTTTGATGGCTAATGCAGTATCTATGACTCATATTGCCCCATGGGAAAGATTGGGATTATCGACATTTATAACAGCGCCATCTAGATTGATGGGATTGGAATGGGATGGAACTTTTCAAAAGGGAAGTTCTGCAGATTTTGTTTTATTAGATATTGATAGTTGGTCAGGAGCAATGTCTAGACCTCCGAGCAGGAAAATAATGATTAAAGGAAAGTGGCTTGAATTAAATTAA
- a CDS encoding bifunctional folylpolyglutamate synthase/dihydrofolate synthase: protein MNISTSNLNNDLDDLIPSFKLKGMNLSLARIENAINKMGNPCKNIPAIQIAGTNGKGSIACFLENCLVKAGIKTGCTTSPHLINWCERIRVNGEMITDKELREAIFSINSLIKGDELTPFELLIASAFHHFSSKDVELMVLEVGLGGRLDATTIHPNRPIIAMASISKDHCEHLGKSLTEIAQEKSAVITKGSTIISAKQNSEVKKVLEKAVKKNNAKITWVKPLSKNWKLGLKGNIQRENAAVAKAALESLKSFGWVINNDQIKKGLASASWPGRLQKTNWENLPLLVDGAHNPDAIKQLSKERLTWEDEDKGVTWIIGIQKNKDSQTMLRYLLKAKDLAWIIPIPYHESWDKQSIANNCPELSHQLYESEGLIEVLKHLRSKGEWPKPPPVITGSLYLIGDLFKKTINPFKSSKRSF from the coding sequence TTGAATATTTCAACTTCAAATCTAAATAATGATTTAGACGACCTAATTCCTTCATTTAAGCTCAAGGGAATGAATCTTAGTCTTGCAAGAATAGAGAATGCAATAAATAAAATGGGAAACCCTTGTAAAAATATTCCAGCAATTCAAATAGCAGGGACGAATGGTAAAGGTTCAATTGCATGTTTCCTTGAAAATTGCTTAGTCAAAGCAGGAATTAAAACTGGTTGTACAACATCACCGCACTTAATTAACTGGTGTGAAAGAATAAGAGTAAATGGAGAAATGATTACTGATAAAGAGCTCAGAGAAGCAATTTTTAGCATTAATTCGTTAATTAAGGGAGATGAATTAACTCCTTTTGAACTTTTAATCGCCAGTGCATTTCATCATTTTTCTAGTAAAGATGTTGAACTAATGGTTTTAGAAGTCGGTCTAGGTGGAAGATTAGATGCAACAACAATTCATCCCAATAGGCCCATAATTGCAATGGCAAGTATCAGCAAAGATCACTGTGAGCACCTTGGTAAAAGCTTAACCGAAATAGCACAAGAAAAGTCAGCTGTAATTACCAAAGGTTCCACAATAATTAGTGCTAAACAAAATTCTGAAGTGAAGAAGGTGCTCGAAAAAGCTGTAAAAAAAAACAACGCAAAGATTACTTGGGTTAAACCTTTATCTAAAAATTGGAAGCTTGGACTAAAAGGGAATATACAAAGAGAAAATGCTGCTGTTGCAAAGGCTGCCTTAGAGTCATTAAAAAGTTTTGGGTGGGTAATTAACAATGATCAAATCAAAAAAGGCCTTGCATCTGCATCCTGGCCAGGAAGACTACAAAAAACAAATTGGGAAAATCTACCTTTATTGGTCGATGGTGCTCATAACCCAGATGCAATAAAACAGCTTTCAAAAGAACGTTTAACTTGGGAAGATGAAGACAAAGGAGTTACTTGGATAATTGGTATACAGAAAAATAAAGATAGTCAAACAATGTTGAGATATTTATTAAAAGCAAAAGACCTTGCTTGGATTATTCCTATTCCTTACCATGAAAGCTGGGACAAACAAAGCATTGCCAATAATTGCCCAGAATTATCTCATCAATTATATGAATCTGAGGGATTAATAGAAGTTTTAAAGCATCTTCGCTCAAAAGGAGAATGGCCAAAACCACCTCCTGTAATAACAGGTTCGCTATACCTAATAGGGGATCTATTTAAAAAAACAATTAATCCATTTAAATCTTCAAAGAGATCCTTTTAA
- the ftsZ gene encoding cell division protein FtsZ has translation MGMGNNSGSGYRTEGIQPSQNARIEVIGVGGGGSNAVNRMINSDLKGVSYRVLNTDAQALLQSSAENRVQLGQTLTRGLGAGGNPSIGEKAAEESRAELQQALEGADLVFIAAGMGGGTGTGAAPVVAEVAKQSGALTVGIVTKPFGFEGRRRMRQADEGISKLTENVDTLIVIPNDRLKEAIVGAPLQEAFRSADDVLRMGVKGITDIITCPGLVNVDFADVRSVMTEAGTSLLGIGKGSGRSRATEAAQSAISSPLLEAGRIDGAKGCVVNITGGKDMTLEDMTSASEVIYEVVDPEANIIVGAVIDEAMEGELQVTVIATGFTGNQPYNKQRLSNKTSNQSLYRQVSNKETGASIPEFLRLRQLRREPDN, from the coding sequence ATGGGTATGGGAAACAATTCTGGTTCTGGATATAGAACCGAGGGCATTCAACCAAGTCAGAATGCTCGAATAGAAGTCATTGGGGTAGGGGGTGGCGGCAGCAATGCTGTAAACCGAATGATAAATAGCGATCTAAAAGGAGTCTCTTACAGAGTCTTAAATACAGATGCACAAGCTTTACTGCAATCATCAGCAGAGAACAGAGTGCAACTAGGCCAGACATTAACAAGAGGATTAGGAGCTGGAGGGAATCCAAGTATTGGAGAAAAAGCTGCTGAAGAGTCCAGAGCAGAGCTGCAACAAGCCTTAGAAGGTGCTGACTTGGTTTTTATTGCTGCGGGAATGGGAGGCGGAACAGGAACAGGTGCGGCCCCTGTAGTAGCAGAAGTAGCTAAACAGAGTGGTGCACTTACAGTTGGTATAGTTACAAAGCCTTTTGGATTTGAAGGGCGTAGAAGAATGCGTCAGGCAGACGAAGGAATATCAAAACTTACTGAAAATGTTGATACTTTAATTGTTATACCTAATGACCGCCTTAAAGAAGCAATTGTTGGTGCACCTCTTCAAGAAGCCTTTAGAAGTGCAGATGACGTATTAAGAATGGGAGTAAAAGGCATAACAGACATAATTACTTGTCCAGGACTTGTGAATGTTGATTTTGCTGATGTTCGTTCAGTCATGACTGAAGCAGGAACCTCATTACTTGGAATAGGCAAAGGCTCTGGACGTTCCAGAGCAACTGAAGCAGCTCAATCAGCAATTAGCAGTCCTTTATTAGAAGCAGGTCGCATAGATGGTGCAAAAGGCTGTGTAGTGAACATCACTGGAGGGAAAGACATGACTCTAGAAGATATGACTTCAGCCTCTGAAGTCATATATGAAGTGGTGGATCCAGAAGCAAATATTATTGTTGGTGCTGTTATTGATGAAGCAATGGAAGGTGAATTACAAGTAACAGTTATTGCAACAGGTTTTACTGGCAATCAACCATATAACAAACAAAGATTAAGCAACAAAACATCAAATCAATCTCTATATAGACAAGTATCAAATAAAGAAACTGGGGCAAGTATTCCTGAATTTTTAAGGTTGAGACAACTCAGAAGAGAACCTGATAATTAA